Part of the bacterium genome is shown below.
GAGGCATCTGACGGATCCCAGGCCTTGGAGAGGATCCGCTCGAGGAAGTACGATCTGGTCCTTACGGATGTCAAACTTCCCGGCAAGGATGGAATGGAGGTCCTCAGGGAGACCAGGTTCATGAGCCCGGACACCGAGGTGGTGATGATGACCGCCTACGGCAGTATCGACACGGCGGCGACCGGCATGAAACTGGGGGCATCCGATTTTCTTCAAAAACCGTTCAGTATCCCCGAACTTGAGATGAGAATCGAAAAGGTCCTTCGGCACAGGGATCTCGTCAGGGAGGTGGCTTACCTGAGACATACCCAGGAGGTCATCTACCGGATCGAGGATATCGTCGGTGAAAGCGCGGTTATCCGAAAGGTGCTGGAGCGCGTGAGAAAACTGGCAAACAGCAGCCGCCCGCTGCTCATCCAGGGTGAGACAGGCACGGGACGGCAACTGATTGCCGGCGCCATCCATTTCAACAGCGGCAGGAGCGAATGCGGGTTCGTCAGGGTCAGCTGCGCTGTCCGCAACCAGGTCTACCTTGAAAGCGATCTGTTCGGCCATGTCAGAGGCGCCTTCCCGGGTGCGGACAAGGCCCGGATAGGGAGGATCGAACAGGCTAACGGCGGAACCATCTTCATCGAGGAGTTCACCGAGGCCCCTGTCGAGATCCAGGGCAAATTGCTCGATTTGATCAAACGAGGGACTTTTGTAAGGTACGGCGGGAACAGGGATATCATTGTCGATGTGAGGGTTGTCATGTCGACAAGCCGTGATCTCGACTCCGAGATGCGGGCGG
Proteins encoded:
- a CDS encoding sigma-54 dependent transcriptional regulator, yielding MALFLVAEDDRDFRELLVGVFQDSGHEVDEASDGSQALERIRSRKYDLVLTDVKLPGKDGMEVLRETRFMSPDTEVVMMTAYGSIDTAATGMKLGASDFLQKPFSIPELEMRIEKVLRHRDLVREVAYLRHTQEVIYRIEDIVGESAVIRKVLERVRKLANSSRPLLIQGETGTGRQLIAGAIHFNSGRSECGFVRVSCAVRNQVYLESDLFGHVRGAFPGADKARIGRIEQANGGTIFIEEFTEAPVEIQGKLLDLIKRGTFVRYGGNRDIIVDVRVVMSTSRDLDSEMRAGRILLELVDVLKKEVIDVPPLRDRREDIPLLANYFLHRLRQDLDNGRDAELNDKAVKKLISYDWPGNIRELKNVLERALFISEGDAIEPFDVQLPDEQPPAGTVGLTDRNLKELEKEAVIEALEKTDYIQKDAAKLLGISKRVIHYKIQQFGIKHPRWIKNK